The following proteins come from a genomic window of Falco cherrug isolate bFalChe1 chromosome Z, bFalChe1.pri, whole genome shotgun sequence:
- the TMEM174 gene encoding transmembrane protein 174, whose product MEQNNNNVEDFSLNVFSVTPYQPNRSDALVSDGDKAGATLLFSGVFLGLVGITFTVMGWIKYDGITHLEWTQLLGPILLSVGVTFILIAVCKFNMLTCKPCKEREENTSDLDQTTSGQSFVFTGINQPITFHGATVVQYIPPPYPPQEGIAVSPGYLHPVLSCCGAASSSTSPIPTPGSSHFCPAYPLDNPAFTGDENYTTYPAENTRYQRSDDSSDEPEPLEVYACDDLSPPRYEELYPLSS is encoded by the exons ATGGAGCAGAACAACAACAATGTAGAAGATTTCTCCTTGAATGTCTTTTCTGTCACTCCTTATCAGCCAAACAGATCCGATGCCCTGGTGTCAGATGGGGATAAAGCTGGTGCCACTTTGCTCTTTTCAGGTGTGTTTTTGGGACTGGTGGGGATCACTTTCACTGTGATGGGATGGATAAAATACGACGGCATTACTCACCTGGAGTGGACTCAGTTACTAGGGCCTATTCTGCTGTCTGTTGGAGTAACTTTTATTCTGATTGCTGTTTGTAAATTTAACATGCTTACATGCAAGCCCTgtaaagaaagagaggaaaatacatCAGACCTTGACCAGACCACCAGCGGACAGTCCTTTGTCTTCACCGGCATTAACCAGCCTATAACTTTTCACGGTGCCACGGTGGTACAGTACATCCCTCCGCCATACCCACCCCAGGAAGGCATTGCTGTGAGTCCTGGCTACCTTCACCCGGTACTCAGCTGCTGCGGTGCTGCTTCCTCCAGCACCTCACCGATTCCCACTCCGGGCTCCTCTCACTTCTGCCCTGCCTACCCCCTGGATAATCCAGCTTTTACTGGAGATGAGAACTACACTACTTATCCTGCAGAGAATACCAGGTATCAGAG GTCAGATGACAGTTCTGATGAACCAGAACCGCTGGAAGTCTATGCCTGTGATGACTTGTCACCTCCACGTTATGAGGAACTATACCCACTGTCTTCATAA